The genomic DNA ACGCGTTCCCCGGTCCCCGGTCCGCACCGCGTCCGGAGTCTTCGCCTAGATTTTCTTTCATGGCCCGCTCTCGCAATCGACGACCGCCGACCGCCCGGTCGGTCATCCGCCGCGGCCGCGGAGTGCGCGGTCCGATGCTTCCGCCGACCGTGCCCGCCTGGCGAACCAGGGGCCAGCAGTTCGACCGCCTGGTCCTCGAGGCCTTCGCCCCCATCGATTCGCGCTGGCACGACCGGCTCACCAAACTGGACATCGCTGTCGACGACGTGCCGAAAATCCGCCCGCTCCACCCTGATTCGGTCACCTGGCCGGACGAGGTGGTCGCCGACGGCCCGGTGCCGCTGTCGCGTCTGGTACCCGCGGGCGTGGACCGGCACGGCGCCGCCACCCGCGCGCGCGTGGTGTTGTTCCGCAAACCGCTGGAATTGCGCGCGGGCGACCCGGACGATCTGGTCGATCTGCTGCGCGAGGTGCTCATCCAGCAGGTCGCGACTTACCTCGGTGTCGATCCCGATGTGATCGATCCGGACGCGCAATGACGACCGGCGAAATAGTCCCCGTCGTGTGATGTGTCCCAATTCACGCCCCGGGAGTTCGCACGTTTGCGCCCACGATCGGGCAGGCGCGAAGTCGGCCAGCGTGTCTGTACACATCCCGGAGGCGGGCGCGATACCCTCGACGTCGTGATCCCCATGCGTCGTTGCTGCCGACCAGGCTGCAAGAACCCGGCCGTCGCGACGCTCACGTATGTCTATTCCGATTCCACCGCGGTGGTCGGCCCGCTGGCGACAGTGGCCGAACCGCATTCCTGGGATCTGTGTGAAACCCACGCATCCCGGATCACCGCGCCGAAGGGCTGGGAACTGGTCCGCCACGAGGGCAGTTTCTCCAGCAATACCGACGACGACGATCTGACCGCGCTGGCCGAGGCCGTGCGGGAGGCGGGACTGCGCAGGCGCCCCCCGGAGTCCGACCATCGCGGCTATCGCGAATACGCGCCGCCGCAGCAACGGGCCACCCGAACCGGACGCCGTGGCCACCTGCGCGTGCTGCCCGATCCGCCGAGCTGATCCGGCCCCGAGCTGATCCGGCCCCGAGCCGGTCTTCCCGCCGAGCCGATCTTTCCCCGAGCTGATCTTCCCGAGCTGATGTGTTCCCGAGCTGACCTGCGCCGGTCCGGTGAATGCGCTCGGGTGGGCAGTCGCGCCGGCGCAACAAGGCGCCCACTAGGGTGTGGGGCATGACAGTGGCCCGCTCTGCCGAGTCCGTTAATGCGGTGATCAAGGCATACGACGTGCGTGGTGTGGTCGGTGACCAGATCGACGCCCGCTTCACCCGGGACGTGGGAGCGTCCTTCGCCCGACTGATGCGCGCCGAGGGCGCGACCCGGGTGGTCATCGGACACGACATGCGCGAGTCCTCCCCGGAACTCGCCGACGCCTTCGCCGCGGGCGTCACCGCGCAGGGTCTCGACGTCACCCATATCGGCCTGGCCTCCACCGACGAGTTGTACTTCGCTTCCGGCCGATTCGGCTGCCCGGGCGCGATGTTCACCGCCAGCCACAACCCCGCCCGCTACAACGGCATCAAGCTGTGCCGAGCCAACGCGCTCCCGGTCGGCCAGGACACCGGCCTGGCGACCATCAAGGACGAACTCGTCGCGGGCGTCCCTGAGTACGACGGCGAGCCGGGCGGCATCGACACCGTCGATCTGCTCGACGACTACGCCGAGTTCCTGCGCGAGCTGGTGCGGCTGTCGGCCGAACGCCCGCTGACCATCGCGGTGGACGCCGGCAACGGCATGGGCGGGCACACCGTCCCCGCTGTGCTCGGCGCACTCGAGCACGTGAAGATCGTTCCGCTGTTCTTCGAACTCGACGGCACCTTCCCCAATCACGAGGCCAACCCGCTGGACCCGAAGAACCTGGTCGATCTGCAGCACCTCGTACGCGAGTCCGGCGCCGACATCGGCCTGGCCTTCGACGGCGACGCCGACCGCTGCTTCGTGGTGGACGAGAAGGGCGACCCGGTCTCCCCCTCGGCGATCACCGCGCTGGTCGCCGAGCGCGAACTCGCCAAGGAGCCGGGGGCGGCGATCATCCACAACCTGATCACCTCGAAGGCCGTTGCGGAACTGGTGCGCTCGCTGGGCGGCACCCCGGTGCGCACCCGGGTGGGCCACTCCTTCATCAAGCAGCAGATGGCCGCCACCGGCGCGGTATTCGGCGGCGAGCACTCGGCGCACTACTACTTCCGCGACTTCTGGGGCGCCGACTCCGGCATGCTGGCCGCACTGCACGTGCTGGCCGCCCTCGGCGAAACCGATCGGCCGGTCTCGGAGCTGATGTCGTCCTACACCACCTACGCCGCATCCGGCGAGATCAACTCCACCGTGGACGACGCCGCGGCCCGCACCGCCGCGGTGCTGGACGCCTTCGCCGATCGCGCCAGGTCGGTGGACCGGCTCGACGGAGTCACCGTGCAACTGGCCGACGACGCCTGGTTCAATCTGCGCGCCTCCAACACCGAGCCGCTGTTGCGGCTCAATGTGGAAGCCCGATCGACCGAAGAAGTAGACGCACTCGTGACCGAGATCCTGAGCGTCGTTCGGTCCTGACTGCGATAGTGGAATAACAGACGTTGGATTTCGCCCGACCAGGGCTCGGTGTGAACGATCCGGACACAGCGCGACGAGGGGAGGTGAGAGGCCGGATGATCGCTGGAACACCGGTACTCGACCTCGACGATGCCGATTCACTCGAAGCGGCCGACAGCGGCGGCGCACTCCGGTCGGCCGCCTCGGGCGGCGCGCTGGTGCGCGCCACCGCGGCGGCGGTCGGAGAGGATGTGCTCGCCCGCCTGAGCGGTC from Nocardia higoensis includes the following:
- a CDS encoding metallopeptidase family protein — its product is MARSRNRRPPTARSVIRRGRGVRGPMLPPTVPAWRTRGQQFDRLVLEAFAPIDSRWHDRLTKLDIAVDDVPKIRPLHPDSVTWPDEVVADGPVPLSRLVPAGVDRHGAATRARVVLFRKPLELRAGDPDDLVDLLREVLIQQVATYLGVDPDVIDPDAQ
- a CDS encoding DUF3499 domain-containing protein, producing MRRCCRPGCKNPAVATLTYVYSDSTAVVGPLATVAEPHSWDLCETHASRITAPKGWELVRHEGSFSSNTDDDDLTALAEAVREAGLRRRPPESDHRGYREYAPPQQRATRTGRRGHLRVLPDPPS
- a CDS encoding phosphomannomutase/phosphoglucomutase → MARSAESVNAVIKAYDVRGVVGDQIDARFTRDVGASFARLMRAEGATRVVIGHDMRESSPELADAFAAGVTAQGLDVTHIGLASTDELYFASGRFGCPGAMFTASHNPARYNGIKLCRANALPVGQDTGLATIKDELVAGVPEYDGEPGGIDTVDLLDDYAEFLRELVRLSAERPLTIAVDAGNGMGGHTVPAVLGALEHVKIVPLFFELDGTFPNHEANPLDPKNLVDLQHLVRESGADIGLAFDGDADRCFVVDEKGDPVSPSAITALVAERELAKEPGAAIIHNLITSKAVAELVRSLGGTPVRTRVGHSFIKQQMAATGAVFGGEHSAHYYFRDFWGADSGMLAALHVLAALGETDRPVSELMSSYTTYAASGEINSTVDDAAARTAAVLDAFADRARSVDRLDGVTVQLADDAWFNLRASNTEPLLRLNVEARSTEEVDALVTEILSVVRS